Genomic segment of Edaphobacter bradus:
TGCCGGACGACCTGACTTACATAGGGCCCAGGCAATTTGTGCCGCGGCTTCAATGACACTCTGGCTGCGGCAGCTCGCACCTGAGGCTACAAGAGGACGTTGAGCGTCAAGCAAGGCTGTAGCTATATTGGCAGCCATCAACTCCAACTCTTTCTGAAGCCCTGCCACTGCAGGGGCCGTCGTGTCGATCGCATGCGCGACGGCGAAGCCCAGTCGCGCCAGATCGTCCGGCGAAGCGTGATAGGTAGCCGCCGCGATGTCATCTAGCCTCGTTGCATACGGAGAGGCAATGAAGAGCGGCCCCTTCGCGTCCTGCACGGCCTCTCGCACCGCGTGGTCAAGCCATTCGGGGATGTGCAGGCCGGCGGCAATACGCATGGGTGCCTGGCGTACGGACTGGCGCAGTCGCAGCGCCATGATCGGCGCGACGTTCGTGAGATCCTCGCCGACCACAAACACGGCATCCGAATGCTCCACCTCATCGAGTGAAGGAGACCGCGCCGGCCCCTCGCGCAGGATGCGGATCATGGCTGAGAACAGCCGCGCCTCTTCGTCGGGGACTCCGGCGAAGAATCGATCCGGGCCAACCATTGTGCGTAACGCAAAGTTGGCTTCCAAGGAGGCTCGCGGGGACCCGATACCTACCACATTGCCTTCGCGAAGGACGGCGCCGAATCGTTCCAGTGCCTCGCCTTTTGTGACCGATTTACCGTGAACAAGTGGGTGGCGAATGCGCAGGCTGCTCTCGACGAATTCATAGCCGAACCGGCCACGATCGCAAAGAAAATAGCCGTTAACTTCGTGATTGTAGCGATTGACCACGCGACGGAGCGCGTCGTATCGCTCGCCGACTGTAATGTTGCAACCGAGTCCGCAATGTATGCAGATGGAAGGCGCCATCTGGAGGTCCCATTTGCGCGTGTAGTGGCGCTTGAGAGTCGCATCCGTAAAGACACCTGTTGGACAGATCTCCACCAGATTGCCGCTGAACTCGTTCTCTAAGACGCCGTCTTCGTGCCGCCCATAGTAGATGGTGTCGCGCAGATGAAATGCATTCAGATCGTGGCCGCCTGCGTATTCGCGATAGAAACGCACGCACCGCTGGCACTGGATACAGCGGTCCATCTCATGATTCACCAGCGGGCCCAGATACTGGTTGCGAAAAGTTCTTTTGCCGAAGCTGTAAACGCGTTGCCGGTGGCCAGTCATCACCGTCATGTCCTGAAGATGGCATTCGCCGCCTTCGTCACAGACCGGGCAATCGTGCGGGTGGTTCTGCATCAAGCCCTGAATGACCGCCGCACGAAAAGCTGCAGCCTCGGTATCGGCAATCGAGATGCGTATACCCTCTACGGCCGGTGTCATGCAGGCCATCACGAGCTTTCCTGTGGTGTCCTGCTCATTGCGAAATTGCTTGATTGCACACTGGCGGCACGCTCCCACTGATCCCAGAGCAGGATGCCAACAGAAATAAGGGAGGTCATAGCCCAGCGAAAGACAGGCGTGAAGAAGGTTCTGTTTGGGGTTAGCCTGCCTGGGCTCATTGTCGATAAAAATAGTCGCCACGGTCATCTCCTCCACGGACACCGCTGTTCATCGACGTGCCGCCGAAAATCGTCGGCGAAGTACTTCAATGCGCTCTGAAGCGGTTCCACTGCTCCGGGAGCAAGCGCGCAGAATGTGTTGCCGGGAGCAAGGAACTTCGTCTGAAATGTCAGTGTTTCGAGATCGCGTGCGCTTCCCTTGCCTTGCTCCATCGCGTACAGAATCTTTTCCGTCCACGCGAGCCCGCTCCAGCACGGCGTGCACCAGCCGCAGGATTCCTGTGCAAAGAAGTGCTCGAGGTTCCACACCATGCCGACGGGACACGTCTGGTCATCCAGCACAATCATGGTTCCGGTGCCCAGGCGGCTTCCCGCTCTCTGCACGTGTTCGTAGTCCATGGGCGTGTCTAGATGTTCCTCCACCAGAAAATCAGTCGATGCTCCGCCAGGCAGGACCCCGCGGAAGTGCAGGCCGTTACGCATTCCTCCTGCGTGTTCCTCCAAGATCTCCCGCAGCGGTGTACCCATTGGAAGTTCCCAAAGCCCCGGCCTCTTGACCTTGCCACTGGCACCGTAGAGCTTCGTGCCACCGTCCTGGGTCCGGCTCAGGCCACGGAACCAGTCGGTCCCGTGGTTCACGATGTGATGAACATTGCAGAGCGTCTCTACGTTCTGGACGACGGTCGGCTTTCCCCAGAGCCCTGAAATCTGCGGAAACGGTGGCTTCGTTCTCGGGTGTGCCCGCTTGCCTTCGAGCGCGTTGAGCAGCGCGGTCTCCTCACCGCAGATGTAGCGGCCTGCGCTGGCATGAAGGTGGATCGCGAGGTTATAGCCTGACCCGAGAATGTTGCGTCCGAGGTAATTGCTTGCTTGCGCTTCGGCGATTGCTCGGGCAAGACGTTCGTAGGAGCACTCGTACTCCCCCCGCAGAAATATATAACCGATGTCGGCCTCAATCGCATAAGCCGCGACGATCATGCCCTCGATCAACTGATGTGGATCGCGTTCCATCAGCGCGCGATCTTTGAACGTACCGGGCTCCATCTCGTCGGCGTTTGCAACCAGATACTTTGGATGCGGTGCGTCTTTTCCCAAAGGTACAAAGCTCCACTTCATGCCGGTGGGAAAGCCCGCGCCTCCCCGTCCGCGAAGATTGGACCTCTTCACTAGTTCAATCACTTCTGCCGGCGCCATGAGCATTGCTTTGCGAAGACCTTGATAGCCTCCGCTGCGTTCGTACTCTGCAAGGCTTACTGCCTCTTTATCGGCTCGAAAGTTCCCAGTCAGAGGTTTATCCATAGAGCTCACCTACTCGTACTGCGCTACGACTTCCTCGATCCGCCGCTCGTCAACATCTTCGTACAACTTGCCGTCGATCATCACAGCGGGTGCGTGATCGCACGCGCCCAGACAAACAATAGGCAAAAGGGTGAACCGTCCGTCTGCTGTCGTGCCGCCGAGCGTTGTACCCAGGCTGCTGCAAAGACGATCGCGCACACGATCGCAGCCCATGATCCAGCAGGAGACGCTGTCGCAGACTAGTGCCACATGTCGTCCGACAGGTTTGCGTCGGATCAGGTTGTAGAACGTCGCGACACCATCCAGGTCGGCAACGGAAAGTCCAAGAAGCTCCGAAATGTCTCGCAGGCTTTCCTCCGAGACCCACCCGCGATTTCGCTGGACGATCAGCATGGACTCGATGCTCATGGCCTGCTTGTTCGGATAGTCGCCAAGCTTCGTCTCGATCTCTCTTCGTTCCTCAGTAGTCAGCATCGCTTCGCTTCCCTTCTGGTGTCATCGGTCGATATCGGCGAGCACATAGTCCAGGCTCCCAAGAATCGCCAGCAGGTCCGGAATCATAAGCCCCCGGCACAGCTGCGGCAGCATCTGCATATGCGGGAATGACGGCGTGCGGATACGCGTCCTGTACGAGCCAGTTCCCCCGTCACTGATCAGGTAGTAGCCGTTATTGCCCTTGGTCCCTTCAATTGCCGCCATTGCTTCTCCCGCTGGAATGACTGGCCCCCAGCTCACGCCAAGAAAATGATGGATAAGCGTCTCGATATCATGCATGGTGCGCGCCTTGGGTGGCGGCGTGGTGAGCGGATGTTCGGCATTGCATGGGCCTCCCGGCATGTTGTCGACGCACTGCTGGATGATGCGAAGGCTCTGACGCATCTCCTCAACGTGGACAACTGCACGGTCATAACAATCACCGGATTGGCCGACTGGTATTTCAAAGTCGAGCTGGCTGTAGCAGGAGTAGGGCTGCTTCTTGCGGAAATCCCATTCGAGTCCGCAGGCACGCAGATTCGGCCCTGTCATGCCCCACTCGATCGCTTCTTCGACCGTGCAGCCGCCAATTCCCTTTGTGCGCCCTTTGAACAGACGGTTGCGTATAACGGTGCGATCGTATTCATCGAGCCGGGCTGGCAAGTATTGCAGAAACTCTCGGAATAACCGGTCCCATCCATTCGGAAGGTCTTGTGCCACCCCCCCGATACGAAACCAGTTCGGGTGCATGCGCGCGCCGCAGATCGCTTCGACAATCCCAAAGGCTCGTTCGCGGTCGTTGAACAGATAAAACACCGGCGACATTTGGCCGAGATCCTGCGC
This window contains:
- the nuoG gene encoding NADH-quinone oxidoreductase subunit NuoG is translated as MTVATIFIDNEPRQANPKQNLLHACLSLGYDLPYFCWHPALGSVGACRQCAIKQFRNEQDTTGKLVMACMTPAVEGIRISIADTEAAAFRAAVIQGLMQNHPHDCPVCDEGGECHLQDMTVMTGHRQRVYSFGKRTFRNQYLGPLVNHEMDRCIQCQRCVRFYREYAGGHDLNAFHLRDTIYYGRHEDGVLENEFSGNLVEICPTGVFTDATLKRHYTRKWDLQMAPSICIHCGLGCNITVGERYDALRRVVNRYNHEVNGYFLCDRGRFGYEFVESSLRIRHPLVHGKSVTKGEALERFGAVLREGNVVGIGSPRASLEANFALRTMVGPDRFFAGVPDEEARLFSAMIRILREGPARSPSLDEVEHSDAVFVVGEDLTNVAPIMALRLRQSVRQAPMRIAAGLHIPEWLDHAVREAVQDAKGPLFIASPYATRLDDIAAATYHASPDDLARLGFAVAHAIDTTAPAVAGLQKELELMAANIATALLDAQRPLVASGASCRSQSVIEAAAQIAWALCKSGRPASLSFTTPECNSLGLSLMEPRPLSEAFRTINSGSVDTLIVLENDLFRRASANEVTSLLRGVRHLVVLDHLGNATTEAAELVLPAGTFAESDGTLVNSEGRAQRYFQALDPSTDVQASWRWLREGSVAAGKSEVQWQGLDDLTTAMAAEIDALKAVPKVAPPRSAVGKIAREPSRYSGRTAMLANISVNEPKPPDDPDSALAFSMETGPNLVPPSLIPFFWAPGWNSVQAVNKFQSEMGGPLRGGDPGVRLIEPALKSDWRYSSAIPPAFRSQSGEWLLIPIFHIFGSEELSRHAQGIAQLLPRPYLALNSAEAAMVGVKSGESIKVVVEDSQFELEVVLRADLPRGLAGVPAGLSLFDGIQLPVFCKLTPSGAELLARGAS
- the nuoF gene encoding NADH-quinone oxidoreductase subunit NuoF, with translation MDKPLTGNFRADKEAVSLAEYERSGGYQGLRKAMLMAPAEVIELVKRSNLRGRGGAGFPTGMKWSFVPLGKDAPHPKYLVANADEMEPGTFKDRALMERDPHQLIEGMIVAAYAIEADIGYIFLRGEYECSYERLARAIAEAQASNYLGRNILGSGYNLAIHLHASAGRYICGEETALLNALEGKRAHPRTKPPFPQISGLWGKPTVVQNVETLCNVHHIVNHGTDWFRGLSRTQDGGTKLYGASGKVKRPGLWELPMGTPLREILEEHAGGMRNGLHFRGVLPGGASTDFLVEEHLDTPMDYEHVQRAGSRLGTGTMIVLDDQTCPVGMVWNLEHFFAQESCGWCTPCWSGLAWTEKILYAMEQGKGSARDLETLTFQTKFLAPGNTFCALAPGAVEPLQSALKYFADDFRRHVDEQRCPWRR
- the nuoE gene encoding NADH-quinone oxidoreductase subunit NuoE — encoded protein: MLTTEERREIETKLGDYPNKQAMSIESMLIVQRNRGWVSEESLRDISELLGLSVADLDGVATFYNLIRRKPVGRHVALVCDSVSCWIMGCDRVRDRLCSSLGTTLGGTTADGRFTLLPIVCLGACDHAPAVMIDGKLYEDVDERRIEEVVAQYE